One part of the Streptomyces sp. AM 2-1-1 genome encodes these proteins:
- a CDS encoding STAS domain-containing protein has protein sequence MAEQDISARVVALLTEQRDTLEAAWVESVSRTLRGRVSLAELDRELRELYSALVEGLRKGGLDANAEEYAEVRALLGELSRNRARQGFTPTETATSVFACKELLAPTADTSAADIHAYLGFSKLLDALGLYTIEVFAKAREEIISAQSEQLMELSTPVVKLWDGVVAVPLVGTLDSARTQVVMEKLLQTLVDTGSDQAIIDITGVPAVDTEVAQHLLKTVVAARLMGAECTISGIRPQIAQTIVALGIQFGDIVTKATLADALKHALRRVDSGLAATGGRA, from the coding sequence GTGGCGGAACAAGACATATCGGCGAGAGTCGTGGCGCTGCTCACCGAGCAGCGCGACACGCTGGAGGCCGCCTGGGTGGAGTCGGTCTCGCGCACGCTGCGCGGGCGCGTCTCCCTGGCGGAACTCGACCGTGAGCTCCGCGAGCTCTACTCGGCACTGGTCGAAGGGCTGCGCAAGGGCGGCCTGGACGCGAACGCCGAGGAGTACGCCGAGGTGCGCGCGCTCCTGGGCGAGCTGTCGCGCAACCGCGCCCGCCAGGGCTTCACCCCCACGGAGACGGCGACCAGCGTCTTCGCCTGCAAGGAACTCCTCGCCCCGACCGCGGACACGTCGGCCGCCGACATCCACGCGTACCTCGGATTCAGCAAGCTCCTCGACGCCCTCGGCCTGTACACGATCGAGGTCTTCGCCAAGGCACGTGAGGAGATCATCAGCGCCCAGTCCGAGCAGCTGATGGAGCTCTCCACCCCGGTCGTGAAGCTGTGGGACGGCGTGGTCGCCGTACCCCTGGTGGGCACGCTCGACTCGGCCCGCACCCAGGTCGTCATGGAGAAGCTGCTGCAGACCCTCGTCGACACAGGCTCCGACCAGGCCATCATCGACATCACCGGCGTGCCGGCGGTGGACACCGAGGTGGCCCAGCACCTGCTCAAGACCGTGGTGGCGGCCCGGCTGATGGGCGCCGAGTGCACCATCTCCGGCATCCGTCCGCAGATCGCCCAGACCATCGTGGCGCTCGGCATCCAGTTCGGTGACATCGTCACGAAGGCGACCCTCGCGGACGCCCTCAAGCACGCGCTGCGCCGCGTCGACTCCGGCCTGGCAGCGACGGGCGGCCGGGCGTGA
- a CDS encoding STAS domain-containing protein, whose amino-acid sequence MSERVPVLKIGDVLLVSIQVDLEDQTVLDLQDDLAARIVATGARGVVIDITAVEIVDSFVGRMLATTAAISRMLDAETVVVGMRPAVAITLVELGLSLGGVRTALSLEKGLDILARPDDHRPARP is encoded by the coding sequence GTGAGCGAGCGCGTACCGGTCCTGAAGATCGGCGACGTCCTTCTGGTCTCCATCCAGGTGGACCTGGAAGACCAGACCGTCCTCGACCTGCAGGACGACCTGGCCGCCCGGATCGTCGCCACGGGCGCGCGCGGAGTCGTCATCGACATCACCGCGGTCGAGATCGTCGACTCCTTCGTGGGCCGGATGCTGGCCACCACGGCGGCCATCTCCCGGATGCTCGACGCCGAGACGGTCGTGGTGGGCATGCGGCCCGCCGTCGCCATCACGCTGGTCGAGCTGGGCCTGTCGCTCGGTGGCGTACGCACCGCCCTCTCCCTGGAGAAGGGGCTGGACATCCTGGCCCGGCCGGACGACCACCGTCCGGCACGGCCGTGA
- a CDS encoding anti-sigma regulatory factor has translation MSGLPPVPEGDHETVDIASNDDVVRARQLVRTLAQRCKLSLVDQTKLVTAASELARNTLVYGGGGVMRTGLVRRDGRLGVTAVFEDTGPGIPDLDLALTDGWTSGGGLGLGLSGARRLVDDFTLDTEVGRGTQIAVTKWAR, from the coding sequence GTGAGCGGGCTGCCGCCCGTCCCCGAAGGCGATCACGAGACGGTCGACATCGCGTCCAACGACGACGTGGTCCGCGCCCGGCAGCTGGTCCGCACCCTCGCGCAGCGGTGCAAGCTCTCCCTGGTCGACCAGACGAAGCTGGTCACCGCGGCGAGCGAGCTCGCCCGCAACACCCTGGTCTACGGCGGCGGCGGTGTCATGCGCACCGGGCTGGTCCGCCGGGACGGCCGCCTCGGCGTCACCGCCGTCTTCGAGGACACCGGGCCGGGCATCCCCGACCTGGACCTGGCGCTGACCGACGGATGGACCTCCGGAGGCGGGCTCGGGCTCGGCCTCAGCGGAGCGCGCCGCCTGGTGGACGACTTCACGCTGGACACCGAAGTCGGCCGCGGCACCCAGATCGCGGTGACCAAATGGGCCCGCTGA